One window of the Lasioglossum baleicum chromosome 8, iyLasBale1, whole genome shotgun sequence genome contains the following:
- the LOC143211564 gene encoding dynein axonemal intermediate chain 3: MSRKGVKCRMGWTLLSENIEDVERVKLDLETQRELGCVVGEHVFLEYPWAYVDRDAVAKFAKLSTSPLAAFRDKIAAYEAETFLVGYSSNRLIADDFVICLTAEARLAVAVRNKIVARAIWDRVIDKARKKPSARWKSLGSESEVDETVARDKRELFEIEIVLPGTAVGSARKLCDRGSDGCRDSYLQLVNANEDFENIERRLVCRSVQTHSQPREIYVQTYRGYLKNAWTQYAYDDTLNGEANPNGDSEECVESRTESERNDDERSRGRSDARSTASEDEPREKTPLDLFLEARSSEMIDVVEYNAAVNLHVDDIEDLSRRARRSVRSVAETTPPVFRELVSFVDVNFTGNRVVSDISLHRSTECVAISYVTGSTESRPSRKNSSSVLVWRFDDPLLPSLELRDRREICSISFCPFDDGIVVGGCSNGLVVVWKTHFAGSRGDSLPVVRVSLVSDESCSHRLAVRRIEWLPARNGIGPGKTSGAQFLTASEDDTIAVWNLCSLLTSSIDSFRPTFRLRIGDSDETSQTLLSFCLPLFGERDDNSARTYSEGNGCKRCMWVGCANGLVKCGWDEQMVAGETSNVVQCEVLSRSHVHDGPVTDILRSPHLQDVLLTIGGHVFAIWKDDYPDSPLFWRRTGCRYTACCWASEPGVFLLGDLRGELDLWDIRDSLSEPTFSRIVSTTSITRLISLNRSVDGESVVTIGVGDSAGFFREFREYDQAVPREETLERLDWFEEYAWRETRRKKVFAGWQNDFLASDPAIVARRSARCDEQRRKDLEEARARLRKEDEHRAKSRAEKRAGAVPKSANAVWRDKQHRRARAVLLKKKNLDPSDLERKRLPLVLHNAERNAKLKKARDNVKLAGAYLSNALSEEFAGLFEPRNGSSETRSNGSTARPSPAKSVDDYAKEFASIRDKASRILTEQRLKSTRNDRAG; this comes from the coding sequence GATCGCCGACGATTTCGTGATCTGTCTGACCGCGGAAGCGAGACTGGCCGTCGCCGTTCGAAACAAGATCGTCGCGAGGGCTATCTGGGACAGAGTGATCGATAAAGCGAGGAAGAAACCTTCCGCACGGTGGAAATCGTTGGGCAGCGAGTCCGAGGTGGACGAGACCGTCGCGAGAGACAAGAGGGAGCTGTTCGAGATAGAAATCGTGTTACCTGGAACGGCGGTGGGCTCcgctcggaaattatgcgacaGAGGTTCGGACGGTTGCCGGGACAGCTATTTGCAGCTCGTGAACGCGAACGAGGACTTCGAGAACATCGAGAGGAGGCTGGTTTGTCGATCCGTTCAGACCCACTCGCAGCCGCGGGAGATTTACGTTCAAACGTATCGCGGCTACTTGAAGAACGCCTGGACGCAATACGCGTACGACGACACGTTGAACGGGGAGGCGAATCCGAATGGAGATTCGGAGGAATGTGTAGAATCGAGGACAGAGTCGGAGCGGAACGACGACGAACGATCCAGAGGTAGAAGCGACGCCCGTAGCACGGCGAGCGAAGACGAGCCTAGAGAGAAGACACCGCTGGATTTATTTCTAGAAGCACGCTCGTCCGAAATGATCGACGTCGTCGAGTACAACGCGGCTGTTAACCTGCACGTGGACGACATCGAAGATTTATCTCGGCGCGCGAGACGCAGCGTTCGAAGCGTCGCCGAGACGACGCCGCCGGTCTTCCGCGAGCTGGTATCGTTCGTGGACGTGAACTTCACGGGAAACAGAGTCGTCTCCGATATTTCTTTGCATCGATCAACGGAGTGCGTAGCGATCTCGTACGTCACCGGTTCGACCGAATCTCGTCCGTCGAGAAAGAACAGTTCCAGCGTGCTGGTTTGGAGGTTCGACGATCCTCTTCTTCCCAGTCTGGAGCTCCGAGATCGCAGGGAGATCTGCTCGATCTCCTTCTGCCCGTTCGACGACGGCATCGTGGTCGGAGGGTGTTCGAACGGTCTCGTCGTCGTCTGGAAGACGCATTTTGCTGGATCGAGAGGAGACAGTCTGCCGGTGGTTCGCGTCTCGCTCGTCTCCGACGAAAGTTGCTCTCATCGCCTCGCCGTTCGAAGGATCGAGTGGTTGCCCGCCAGAAACGGAATAGGACCGGGTAAAACCTCGGGCGCTCAATTTCTAACCGCTTCGGAGGACGACACGATAGCAGTCTGGAATCTCTGTTCTCTCTTGACGAGTTCCATCGATTCATTCCGGCCGACCTTTCGCCTAAGAATCGGAGACTCCGATGAGACATCCCAGACGCTCCTGTCGTTCTGTCTTCCGTTATTCGGAGAGCGCGACGACAATTCTGCGAGAACGTATTCCGAGGGGAACGGGTGCAAGAGATGTATGTGGGTTGGCTGCGCGAACGGGTTGGTGAAATGCGGGTGGGACGAACAGATGGTCGCCGGGGAAACGTCGAACGTCGTACAGTGCGAGGTTCTAAGTCGCTCGCACGTACACGACGGCCCTGTCACGGACATTCTTCGGTCCCCTCATCTTCAGGACGTTCTCCTGACGATCGGCGGACACGTCTTCGCGATTTGGAAAGACGATTATCCGGATTCCCCTTTGTTTTGGCGGCGGACCGGTTGCCGATACACGGCCTGCTGCTGGGCCAGCGAACCCGGCGTTTTTCTGCTCGGCGATCTGCGCGGCGAACTCGATCTGTGGGATATAAGGGACAGCCTGAGCGAGCCGACGTTCTCTCGAATCGTCTCCACGACGTCCATAACTCGCCTGATCTCGTTGAACCGCTCCGTCGACGGGGAGAGCGTCGTCACGATTGGCGTCGGGGATTCGGCTGGATTCTTCCGGGAATTCCGGGAATACGACCAGGCCGTTCCCCGCGAAGAAACCTTGGAGAGGCTGGACTGGTTCGAGGAGTACGCGTGGAGGGAAACGCGAAGGAAGAAGGTTTTCGCCGGATGGCAGAACGATTTTCTCGCGAGCGATCCCGCTATTGTGGCGAGACGATCGGCCAGGTGCGACGAACAACGGAGAAAGGATTTGGAGGAGGCGAGAGCGAGGCTTCGGAAAGAGGACGAACACCGAGCGAAATCGAGAGCGGAGAAGCGTGCCGGCGCAGTTCCGAAATCCGCGAACGCTGTCTGGAGAGATAAGCAACACCGCAGAGCAAGGGCTGTTCTGTTGAAGAAAAAGAATCTGGATCCGTCCGACTTGGAAAGAAAGCGGCTCCCTCTTGTTCTCCACAACGCGGAGAGAAACGCGAAGCTCAAGAAAGCTCGGGACAATGTCAAACTCGCGGGAGCATACCTCTCGAACGCGCTATCCGAGGAATTCGCCGGTCTATTCGAACCGAGGAACGGTAGTTCGGAAACTCGATCGAATGGGTCCACGGCTCGGCCAAGCCCAGCGAAATCCGTCGACGACTACGCGAAAGAATTTGCGTCGATACGAGACAAAGCATCCCGTATATTGACGGAACAACGTTTGAAATCGACGCGAAACGATCGAGCAGGATAA